In Oryza brachyantha chromosome 1, ObraRS2, whole genome shotgun sequence, the following are encoded in one genomic region:
- the LOC102720764 gene encoding non-specific lipid transfer protein GPI-anchored 2-like — MASTTLRLHTALAAVAVAVALALGMAAAQMSPASAPSPAGGITPACMDAVLNMSDCLTYVMNGSTARKPDEPCCPELAGLLDSKPVCLCQLLAGGASSYDISVDYKRALALPGICGLAAPPVSACSLLGVPVPMAPSASPSTGLAPSNEPQMPQKSPNASPSKSSNHAPGRFTAIAALLLAVAAAGMF; from the exons ATGGCATCGACGACGCTGCGGCTGCAcacggcgctggcggcggtggccgtggccgtggcgcTGGCGCtcgggatggcggcggcgcagatgTCGCCGGCCTCCGCGCCGTCCCCGGCGGGCGGGATCACCCCGGCGTGCATGGACGCGGTGCTCAACATGTCGGACTGCCTGACGTACGTGATGAACGGGAGCACGGCGCGGAAGCCCGACGAGCCGTGCTGCCCGGAGCTGGCGGGGCTGCTCGACTCCAAGCCCGTCTGCCTCTGCcagctcctcgccggcggcgccagctCCTACGACATCAGCGTCGACTACAAGCGCGCGCTCGCGCTCCCCGGCATCTgcggcctcgccgcgccgcccgtcaGCGCGTGCTCAC TTCTTGGAGTCCCTGTGCCTATGGCGCCTTCTGCATCGCCCTCGACAGGCCTCGCCCCATCTAATGAACCACAGATGCCTC AGAAATCGCCAAACGCGTCGCCGTCGAAGTCGAGTAACCATGCTCCCGGCCGCTTCACTGCCAtcgccgcgctgctcctcGCCGTTGCAGCCGCCGGGATGTTCTAG
- the LOC102700005 gene encoding type I inositol polyphosphate 5-phosphatase 10 isoform X3, which yields MEQEVKGMRLSHFLAQTPNNTTTEPVRIFVATWNVGGKAPTAELNLDDFLPPDDHSDIYVLGFQEIVPLNAGNVLVIEDNEPAARWLVLINQALNRPAETDANVFQHEPSPSVDSTASRASSSLDASFSDLAKTSSSSTIFQKSYLKSIRKSFMPVQRKRLKACNCPVETAKSSYRDACFGCPKAYAYEIDSSEEDEQEENKEGSNGSVCSGVISAPTARDQLKYNLIACKQMVGIFVMVWVKKELVQHIGHLRTTCIGRGILGCLGNKGCISVSMTLHQTSFCFICSHLASGQKEGDEFRRNSDVLEILRLTLFSRICRRGARKIPEKILEHDKVIWFGDLNYRIALSYADTKKFLMENNWDALFERDQLKIERDAGRVFKGWNEGKIYFAPTYKYSCNSDAYASETATSKKKRRTPAWCDRILWHGDGIMQLSYYRGESKFSDHRPVCGTFIVEAEVLNKKAKMLSSNANMKIGAEELLPKDKNKGKGSLRCINSPKIS from the exons ATGGAACAAGAAGTTAAGGGCATGCGTCTCAGCCATTTCCTGGCGCAAACTCCTAATAATACAACAACTGAGCCCGTCAG AATATTTGTCGCCACCTGGAATGTTGGAGGGAAAGCACCAACGGCTGAGCTGAACCTGGACGATTTTCTCCCCCCTGATGATCATTCAGATATTTATGTTTTGGG TTTTCAGGAAATTGTTCCTCTCAATGCTGGTAATGTGCTTGTAATAGAAGACAACGAGCCAGCTGCCAGATGGCTCGTTCTTATAAACCAAGCACTAAACCGGCCAGCTGAAACTGATGCCAATGTCTTTCAGCATGAGCCATCTCCATCCGTTGATTCTACTGCTTCTCGAGCATCTTCAAGTCTTGATGCTTCTTTCTCTGAccttgcaaaaacatcaagtAGTTCCACAATTTTCCAGAAGTCTTATCTAAAATCCATTAGGAAATCTTTCATGCCAGTCCAGAGAAAGCGGCTTAAGGCCTGCAACTGCCCTGTAGAAACAGCCAAGTCATCCTACAGAGATGCTTGCTTTGGATGCCCCAAAGCGTATGCGTACGAAATAGATTCCTCAGAAGAAGATGAACAGGAAGAAAATAAAGAGGGTTCTAATGGATCTGTCTGCAGTGGAGTAATTTCTGCTCCAACCGCAAGGgatcaactaaaatataatcttaTAGCATGTAAACAAATGGTtggtatttttgttatggtATGGGTGAAAAAGGAACTAGTGCAACACATTGGTCATCTAAGAACGACTTGCATAGGGCGAGGGATTCTGGGTTGTCTTGGAAACAAG GGATGCATATCAGTGAGCATGACTCTGCACCAGACAAGCTTTTGTTTCATCTGCAGCCATTTGGCTTCAGGTCAGAAAGAAGGTGATGAGTTCCGGAGGAACTCTGATGTTCTAGAGATACTGAGGCTTACACTGTTTTCAAGGATTTGCAGGAGAGGTGCACGAAAAATCCCAGAGAAAATTCTTGAGCATGA CAAGGTGATATGGTTTGGAGATCTGAACTATCGTATCGCACTGAGCTATGCAGATACCaaaaagtttttgatggaaaatAACTGGGATGCCCTTTTTGAAAGGGATCAG CTTAAAATCGAACGTGATGCTGGGAGAGTATTCAAGGGGTGGAATGAGGGGAAGATATATTTTGCTCCAACATACAAGTATTCTTGTAACTCAGATGCTTATGCTAGTGAGACTGCAAcatcaaagaaaaagaggagaaCACCAGCATG GTGTGATAGAATATTATGGCACGGGGATGGTATCATGCAACTATCCTACTACCGAGGGGAGTCTAAATTTTCTGACCATCGGCCTGTCTGTGGAACCTTCATTGTTGAAGCTGAGGTACTAAACAAAAAGGCAAAGATGCTCTCATCAAATGCTAACATGAAAATTGGTGCTGAAGAGCTCTTACCGAAGGACAAAAATAAGGGTAAAG GTTCATTACGATGCATAAACtctccaaaaatatcataa
- the LOC102700005 gene encoding type I inositol polyphosphate 5-phosphatase 10 isoform X2: MASTGEGKIKGCGPKLFGAKENKVSKRIDNPNCSTAGKFCPSSSNVASSSPLRALSVKGMRLSHFLAQTPNNTTTEPVRIFVATWNVGGKAPTAELNLDDFLPPDDHSDIYVLGFQEIVPLNAGNVLVIEDNEPAARWLVLINQALNRPAETDANVFQHEPSPSVDSTASRASSSLDASFSDLAKTSSSSTIFQKSYLKSIRKSFMPVQRKRLKACNCPVETAKSSYRDACFGCPKAYAYEIDSSEEDEQEENKEGSNGSVCSGVISAPTARDQLKYNLIACKQMVGIFVMVWVKKELVQHIGHLRTTCIGRGILGCLGNKGCISVSMTLHQTSFCFICSHLASGQKEGDEFRRNSDVLEILRLTLFSRICRRGARKIPEKILEHDKVIWFGDLNYRIALSYADTKKFLMENNWDALFERDQLKIERDAGRVFKGWNEGKIYFAPTYKYSCNSDAYASETATSKKKRRTPAWCDRILWHGDGIMQLSYYRGESKFSDHRPVCGTFIVEAEVLNKKAKMLSSNANMKIGAEELLPKDKNKGKGSLRCINSPKIS, from the exons ATGGCCTCCACTGGAGAGGGAAAAATTAAG GGTTGTGGCCCAAAACTTTTCGGGGCAAAGGAGAACAAAGTCTCAAAGAGAATAGACAATCCAAATTGCAGCACCG CAGGGAAGTTTTGTCCAAGTTCTTCTAATGTTGCGTCATCTTCCCCCTTAAGGGCTCTTTCAG TTAAGGGCATGCGTCTCAGCCATTTCCTGGCGCAAACTCCTAATAATACAACAACTGAGCCCGTCAG AATATTTGTCGCCACCTGGAATGTTGGAGGGAAAGCACCAACGGCTGAGCTGAACCTGGACGATTTTCTCCCCCCTGATGATCATTCAGATATTTATGTTTTGGG TTTTCAGGAAATTGTTCCTCTCAATGCTGGTAATGTGCTTGTAATAGAAGACAACGAGCCAGCTGCCAGATGGCTCGTTCTTATAAACCAAGCACTAAACCGGCCAGCTGAAACTGATGCCAATGTCTTTCAGCATGAGCCATCTCCATCCGTTGATTCTACTGCTTCTCGAGCATCTTCAAGTCTTGATGCTTCTTTCTCTGAccttgcaaaaacatcaagtAGTTCCACAATTTTCCAGAAGTCTTATCTAAAATCCATTAGGAAATCTTTCATGCCAGTCCAGAGAAAGCGGCTTAAGGCCTGCAACTGCCCTGTAGAAACAGCCAAGTCATCCTACAGAGATGCTTGCTTTGGATGCCCCAAAGCGTATGCGTACGAAATAGATTCCTCAGAAGAAGATGAACAGGAAGAAAATAAAGAGGGTTCTAATGGATCTGTCTGCAGTGGAGTAATTTCTGCTCCAACCGCAAGGgatcaactaaaatataatcttaTAGCATGTAAACAAATGGTtggtatttttgttatggtATGGGTGAAAAAGGAACTAGTGCAACACATTGGTCATCTAAGAACGACTTGCATAGGGCGAGGGATTCTGGGTTGTCTTGGAAACAAG GGATGCATATCAGTGAGCATGACTCTGCACCAGACAAGCTTTTGTTTCATCTGCAGCCATTTGGCTTCAGGTCAGAAAGAAGGTGATGAGTTCCGGAGGAACTCTGATGTTCTAGAGATACTGAGGCTTACACTGTTTTCAAGGATTTGCAGGAGAGGTGCACGAAAAATCCCAGAGAAAATTCTTGAGCATGA CAAGGTGATATGGTTTGGAGATCTGAACTATCGTATCGCACTGAGCTATGCAGATACCaaaaagtttttgatggaaaatAACTGGGATGCCCTTTTTGAAAGGGATCAG CTTAAAATCGAACGTGATGCTGGGAGAGTATTCAAGGGGTGGAATGAGGGGAAGATATATTTTGCTCCAACATACAAGTATTCTTGTAACTCAGATGCTTATGCTAGTGAGACTGCAAcatcaaagaaaaagaggagaaCACCAGCATG GTGTGATAGAATATTATGGCACGGGGATGGTATCATGCAACTATCCTACTACCGAGGGGAGTCTAAATTTTCTGACCATCGGCCTGTCTGTGGAACCTTCATTGTTGAAGCTGAGGTACTAAACAAAAAGGCAAAGATGCTCTCATCAAATGCTAACATGAAAATTGGTGCTGAAGAGCTCTTACCGAAGGACAAAAATAAGGGTAAAG GTTCATTACGATGCATAAACtctccaaaaatatcataa
- the LOC102699452 gene encoding LOW QUALITY PROTEIN: probable ADP-ribosylation factor GTPase-activating protein AGD14 (The sequence of the model RefSeq protein was modified relative to this genomic sequence to represent the inferred CDS: deleted 2 bases in 1 codon): MGSRREEERNEKIIRGLMKLPPNRKCINCNSVGPQYVCTNFWTFICLSCSGIHREFTHRVKSVSMAKFSTQEVRALEQGGNQRARDIYLKDWDWQRMRLPDNSNPDRIREFIRAVYVDKKYAGGNSSNKPVNDSESVKSSENDMRRPSSYHSYSQSPPYDFQYEDRRYGKQVDTLARRPSDRALFDGKLGSLLYSPGRLRDQMHEDRFANESSGSRFSDFSASSTGDFRNDVLSPSSQDTGYSSPSIHHSRNVSSENPPSHRHPNATSQTDFNGVRRSQRTGSSGSFGSFDGSSTSNKSVDLAALPDAPAEKPVHSAVNRETFTSPVAHSAQVYTSQSNKNSSVSQTPPTRESVHHGKVHMVSVAPLPVSTQPVTSTNQNLFDQSMQHPVTSAAPIDLFAGFNQQTSSASHKTVDLGSHSAPKETLHDVVIQKAVASSPPVQAEALTTSHPVHQDLLSLSTLQEPSISSTPPAIDLFAGFDQQLPPVTIVQQSQPAEPSISSTPPSIDLFAGFDQQLLPITSVQQSQPAVPLVAEEGWAFFLDTPQHTPIPNVQAQVPAAIAALPPSDNLAKGINQSALPTVPPNALMPQSCPLVMDQWSLNAQEVKAPVSKESSQSWNAFGEPSGNTTNDSFTFNTMSQAAPHHFNVPSIPHAEARSPEDWPSSELEKPIPGDITPGINVSPGDMAGPSFHGPLQPQLDVMASQPAKSTNPFDMAFESDVEASGMFMDLTSLQAALPNPHVNSDYSNLTEPWIPHNSSMPYISSGQQGILSFILQMILMQKNTRGLSYMAKQVPDSLMLSFLYMKKECSEYQTAVQLTRCIPISVSLQQVNYTKIEPDGMPHFASENGERRNMTGQKARFNSGRDCRDGRQFGPSGGRGRGRSFNQGRGRGNNNWRDVKPKFRSSDSPSPASGQRRNDSPASGGQRKRPPIIYDANEVKQWLEARKKNYPSSVNINKKLCKSQPHGEKKEEEALMRRQELKEVLAKQKELGFELPELPPGYLSENEDQGNGRKSNWKNQSRDRRFGNHANNKRSRYDRKDFQSKRPKVWNQTRCDDGAMVKSREPSLLQKLLSPDVKRDRHRLLHTFKFMILNNFFSDYPDKPLEFPSVKVNQNELESNVAAEELDDLMNNGTAEGSNLDLEENDDQKESSSVDGESSLDDNNDEEGDDGNASAESSDKDENEDDDAGGM, encoded by the exons ATGGGGAgccggagggaggaggagaggaacgAGAAGATCATCCGCGGGCTCATGAAGCTGCCGCCGAATCGCAAGTGCATCAATTGTAACAGTGTG GGGCCACAATATGTATGTACCAATTTCTGGACCTTCATATGCTTGTCATGCAGTGGCATACA CCGGGAGTTCACCCACCGTGTCAAGTCAGTCTCAATGGCTAAATTCAGCACGCAAGAAGTGCGGGCTCTTGAACAGGGAGGGAACCAG CGAGCACGTGATATCTACCTTAAAGATTGGGACTGGCAACGAATGAGGTTGCCTGACAATAG CAATCCAGATAGGATAAGGGAATTCATCAGAGCTGTTTATGTGGACAAGAAGTATGCTGGTGGGAATTCCAGTAACAAACCAGTCAACGATAGTGAG AGTGTAAAGAGCAGCGAAAATGATATGAGAAGACCTAGCTCCTACCATTCGTATTCCCAAAGCCCACCTTATGATTTTCAATATGAAGATAGACGATATGGTAAGCAAGTTGACACACTTGCACGAAGGCCTTCAGACAGGGCACTCTTTGATGGGAAACTCGGCAGTTTATTATACAGTCCAGGTCGTTTGAGAGATCAGATGCATGAAGACCGATTTGCTAATGAGAGTTCTGGGTCAAGGTTTTCTGATTTTTCTGCCTCAAGCACTGGTGACTTCAGAAATGACGTGCTTTCTCCTAGCTCTCAGGATACAGGGTACAGCAGTCCTTCTATCCACCATTCAAGGAATGTGTCGTCTGAAAACCCTCCATCCCATAGGCATCCGAATGCAACTTCACAAACAGATTTTAATGGAGTCCGACGATCACag AGAACAGGTTCTTCAGGAAGTTTTGGATCATTTGATGGTAGCTCAACATCTAATAAATCTGTTGATTTAGCTGCCTTACCTGATGCACCTGCAGAAAAGCCAGTGCATTCTGCTGTAAATCGTGAGACTTTCACGTCTCCTGTGGCTCATTCAGCACAAGTATATACCTCACAGAGCAATAAAAACTCTTCCGTAAGCCAGACTCCTCCCACCAGGGAATCTGTGCATCATGGCAAAGTTCACATGGTCAGTGTGGCGCCGTTGCCTGTTTCAACACAACCAGTGACTTCCACAAATCAAAACCTCTTTGATCAGTCAATGCAACATCCTGTCACTTCTGCAGCACCGATAGATCTTTTTGCTGGCTTTAACCAACAGACCTCGTCAGCTTCCCATAAAACAGTTGATTTAGGCAGCCATTCTGCTCCTAAAGAAACTCTGCATGACGTTGTGATTCAGAAGGCTGTGGCATCTTCACCACCTGTTCAAGCAGAAGCACTCACTACATCTCATCCTGTCCATCAAGATCTCTTAAGCCTGTCAACTTTGCAGGAACCATCAATTTCCTCTACCCCTCCGGCAATAGATTTATTCGCTGGCTTTGACCAACAACTGCCACCTGTGACTATTGTTCAGCAAAGTCAGCCAGCAGAACCATCAATTTCCTCTACCCCTCCATCAATAGATTTATTTGCTGGCTTTGACCAACAACTGCTACCTATCACTAGTGTTCAGCAAAGTCAACCGGCAGTTCCATTGGTCGCTGAGGAAGGATGGGCTTTCTTCCTTGATACACCTCAACATACTCCCATTCCAAATGTGCAAGCTCAGGTGCCTGCTGCAATAGCTGCACTCCCTCCGAGTGACAATCTTGCAAAAGGAATTAATCAATCAGCATTGCCAACTGTGCCACCAAATGCTTTGATGCCACAAAGTTGCCCACTTGTGATGGATCAGTGGAGTTTAAATGCTCAAGAGGTGAAGGCCCCTGTCTCCAAAGAATCCTCACAG TCTTGGAATGCCTTTGGTGAACCTAGTGGGAACACAACCAATGATTCATTCACATTTAACACTATGTCTCAAGCAGCACCTCATCATTTCAATGTTCCTAGCATTCCACATGCTGAAGCCAGAAGTCCAGAG GATTGGCCTAGCAGCGAACTTGAAAAACCAATTCCTGGGGATATAACCCCTGGTATTAATGTCTCTCCTGGTGACATGGCTGGGCCATCATTTCATGGACCACTTCAACCCCAACTG GACGTCATGGCATCTCAGCCTGCAAAATCAACAAATCCATTTGACATGGCATTTGAGTCTGATGTTGAAGCCAGTGGCATG TTCATGGATCTGACCTCGCTACAAGCAGCATTGCCAAATCCTCATGTTAACTCTGATTATTCCAACTTGACCGAGCCATGGATTCCTCATAATTCTAGCATGCCTTATATTTCCTCTGGGCAACAGGGTATCTTATCCTTTATATTACaa atgatccttatgcaaaAGAACACAA GAGGGTTATCATACATGGCAAAACAAGTACCAGATTCCCTTATGCTGT CTTTCCTGTATATGAAAAAGGAGTGTTCAGAATACCAAACAG CGGTTCAACTTACA CGTTGTATTCCAATTTCTGTTTCTCTGCAACAGGTAAACTACACTAAGATCGAGCCAGATGGCATGCCTCATTTTGCCTCTGAAAATGGTGAGAGGAGAAACATGACAGGTCAGAAAGCCCGATTCAACTCTGGAAGAGATTGTAGGGACGGAAGGCAATTTGGCCCATCTGGTGGAAGGGGGAGGGGAAGGTCTTTCAATCAAGGTCGTGGAAGAg GAAACAACAACTGGAGAGATGTAAAACCCAAGTTCAGAAGCAGTGACAGTCCAAGTCCAGCATCAGGACAACGTCGCAATGACAGTCCAGCATCTGGAGGACAGCGGAA GCGACCTCCTATAATTTATGATGCAAATGAGGTTAAACAGTGGCTAGAAGCACGCAAGAAGAACTATCCTTCAAGTGTTAATATAAATAAG AAGTTGTGCAAGAGTCAACCACATGGTgagaagaaggaagaagaggCCCTAATGCGTCGTCAG GAACTCAAGGAAGTATTAGCAAAACAGAAAGAATTGGGTTTTGAACTCCCTGAACTACCACCTGGCTATTTATCTGAAAATGAGGACCAAGGCAATGGAAGGAAAAGTAACTGGAAAAATCAAAGCAGGGATCGTCGTTTTGGAAACCATGCCAATAACAAAAGATCAAGGTATGACCGCAAAGATTTTCAGTCTAAAAGACCCAAGGTATGGAATCAAACTCGTTGTGATGATGGGGCAATGGTCAAGAGCAGGGAGCCATCCCTCTTACAGAAGCTTCTTAGTCCAGATGTCAAGAGGGACAGACATAGGCTTCTTCACACATTCAAATTCATGATCCTTAACAATTTCTTCAGTGATTATCCTGACAAGCCCTTGGAGTTTCCCAGTGTTAAAGTAAACCAGAACGAACTCGAAAGTAATGTTGCTGCAGAAGAACTAGACGATTTGATGAACAATGGGACTGCAGAGGGCAGCAATCTTGATTTAGAGGAAAATGATGACCAGAAAGAGTCGAGCTCAGTTGATGGAGAATCAAGTCTCGATGACAACAACGACGAAGAGGGTGATGATGGCAATGCCAGTGCGGAGAGCAGCGACAAGGATGAGAACGAGGACGACGATGCTGGTGGGATGTGA
- the LOC102700005 gene encoding type I inositol polyphosphate 5-phosphatase 10 isoform X1 yields MASTGEGKIKGCGPKLFGAKENKVSKRIDNPNCSTAGKFCPSSSNVASSSPLRALSEVKGMRLSHFLAQTPNNTTTEPVRIFVATWNVGGKAPTAELNLDDFLPPDDHSDIYVLGFQEIVPLNAGNVLVIEDNEPAARWLVLINQALNRPAETDANVFQHEPSPSVDSTASRASSSLDASFSDLAKTSSSSTIFQKSYLKSIRKSFMPVQRKRLKACNCPVETAKSSYRDACFGCPKAYAYEIDSSEEDEQEENKEGSNGSVCSGVISAPTARDQLKYNLIACKQMVGIFVMVWVKKELVQHIGHLRTTCIGRGILGCLGNKGCISVSMTLHQTSFCFICSHLASGQKEGDEFRRNSDVLEILRLTLFSRICRRGARKIPEKILEHDKVIWFGDLNYRIALSYADTKKFLMENNWDALFERDQLKIERDAGRVFKGWNEGKIYFAPTYKYSCNSDAYASETATSKKKRRTPAWCDRILWHGDGIMQLSYYRGESKFSDHRPVCGTFIVEAEVLNKKAKMLSSNANMKIGAEELLPKDKNKGKGSLRCINSPKIS; encoded by the exons ATGGCCTCCACTGGAGAGGGAAAAATTAAG GGTTGTGGCCCAAAACTTTTCGGGGCAAAGGAGAACAAAGTCTCAAAGAGAATAGACAATCCAAATTGCAGCACCG CAGGGAAGTTTTGTCCAAGTTCTTCTAATGTTGCGTCATCTTCCCCCTTAAGGGCTCTTTCAG AAGTTAAGGGCATGCGTCTCAGCCATTTCCTGGCGCAAACTCCTAATAATACAACAACTGAGCCCGTCAG AATATTTGTCGCCACCTGGAATGTTGGAGGGAAAGCACCAACGGCTGAGCTGAACCTGGACGATTTTCTCCCCCCTGATGATCATTCAGATATTTATGTTTTGGG TTTTCAGGAAATTGTTCCTCTCAATGCTGGTAATGTGCTTGTAATAGAAGACAACGAGCCAGCTGCCAGATGGCTCGTTCTTATAAACCAAGCACTAAACCGGCCAGCTGAAACTGATGCCAATGTCTTTCAGCATGAGCCATCTCCATCCGTTGATTCTACTGCTTCTCGAGCATCTTCAAGTCTTGATGCTTCTTTCTCTGAccttgcaaaaacatcaagtAGTTCCACAATTTTCCAGAAGTCTTATCTAAAATCCATTAGGAAATCTTTCATGCCAGTCCAGAGAAAGCGGCTTAAGGCCTGCAACTGCCCTGTAGAAACAGCCAAGTCATCCTACAGAGATGCTTGCTTTGGATGCCCCAAAGCGTATGCGTACGAAATAGATTCCTCAGAAGAAGATGAACAGGAAGAAAATAAAGAGGGTTCTAATGGATCTGTCTGCAGTGGAGTAATTTCTGCTCCAACCGCAAGGgatcaactaaaatataatcttaTAGCATGTAAACAAATGGTtggtatttttgttatggtATGGGTGAAAAAGGAACTAGTGCAACACATTGGTCATCTAAGAACGACTTGCATAGGGCGAGGGATTCTGGGTTGTCTTGGAAACAAG GGATGCATATCAGTGAGCATGACTCTGCACCAGACAAGCTTTTGTTTCATCTGCAGCCATTTGGCTTCAGGTCAGAAAGAAGGTGATGAGTTCCGGAGGAACTCTGATGTTCTAGAGATACTGAGGCTTACACTGTTTTCAAGGATTTGCAGGAGAGGTGCACGAAAAATCCCAGAGAAAATTCTTGAGCATGA CAAGGTGATATGGTTTGGAGATCTGAACTATCGTATCGCACTGAGCTATGCAGATACCaaaaagtttttgatggaaaatAACTGGGATGCCCTTTTTGAAAGGGATCAG CTTAAAATCGAACGTGATGCTGGGAGAGTATTCAAGGGGTGGAATGAGGGGAAGATATATTTTGCTCCAACATACAAGTATTCTTGTAACTCAGATGCTTATGCTAGTGAGACTGCAAcatcaaagaaaaagaggagaaCACCAGCATG GTGTGATAGAATATTATGGCACGGGGATGGTATCATGCAACTATCCTACTACCGAGGGGAGTCTAAATTTTCTGACCATCGGCCTGTCTGTGGAACCTTCATTGTTGAAGCTGAGGTACTAAACAAAAAGGCAAAGATGCTCTCATCAAATGCTAACATGAAAATTGGTGCTGAAGAGCTCTTACCGAAGGACAAAAATAAGGGTAAAG GTTCATTACGATGCATAAACtctccaaaaatatcataa